DNA from Cynocephalus volans isolate mCynVol1 chromosome 2, mCynVol1.pri, whole genome shotgun sequence:
CAGGCTGAGGGTCAAGATCTGATTGGgaagtaatttttcaaaaatggattaaaatttgaATAGTAAATGCAATCAATCAAAGCCAATCAACTAAATGGTCATAAAAAgtatgcccccacccccaccccccaaaatccaCTCCCAACTCACCCTATTCCTGTGAGCAGCGTGAGAGAAAGGGGTGCGCCCAGCCACCCTACCTACCCCACTCATGGCCTCTGCAAGGCCAGCATGGGAAGAGAGTTCTCTTCCACAGGCCAAACTGACTGAAGCTTTCTGGCATGTCCAGCAAACAGAAAAGACCTGTTTTCCAGGCCCAGGCCTGGAGAACATACCAAGGAGTCCAGGCCACATGGGAAATGCAGGGAGACCAGACGCCAGTGACAAGCCCCCACCCTGAGAGCTGTGTTGGTGGCCCAGAAGCCagcctgcaccccacccccactatCCCCAGACCCTGACCTGGCCACAAGTTCTTGTCTTCAATTTCTGAGTGGTTTCTCCATAGCTTACTTCCTGGGGGCCCTGCCTACCTTTTCTTTAACAAGACAGCCTGGGCCAAGTAAAACCAGATTTCTGAGCTGCCAGCTTGAAACCCACAAAACCCCCATGCTTCACCAAGCCAAGTGCTGGACATGGGACCATGGATGGAAGCAAATGCAAAGCAGAGGGGAAAATCATACGGCTGAGGGGACTGTGGCGCTAGGGGCCTCCCTGGGGACAGGCAGGGGCTCACCTGTCCCAGCACTGCCAGCAATGGGATAGGACCACCAGACATGGGGATGGGGGAGACTAcaaaaaggagagtctgtctcaaAGCAGAGGATAGGCCTTAGGAATGAGAATTGGCATCTAATTCGTAAATGCCTGGTTCTGTGCCCTTGGCCTTCCCCAGGGAGAAGCcttttagtttcttttccttAACACGTGTCCTTGTCTCTTTGAATGTATATACTGTGTGCTTTGGTAGATAAGTGTCTGAGTctctgcacaggatggggcaggagAGAAAGTGTGATGGtttgtgtgcatgcctgtgtgcacatgtgctgTGTGGGTTAGGGGATATAATActgtgggtggggcagggggagtgCTAAAAGCCAGCAACAGCATCCCAGGGCCACAGCTAACTATGCACTTCATGGCCCAAACCACTACACTCCATTGCCACCAAGGAAGGAGGGGCCATGGTACACACATCCCCAAACATTTCAGGAGGAAATGGAGCCAAGATTGAGGGCCAGGTGGATACACCTCCTTAGTTCCAGGGTTGGCAAGAGAAAGGATGGTACCTAATACAGGCCAGTGGCAGGGAGAAGCAGGGATGGCCAGATCCCACAGGGGTGGCGTGGGACTCTGAATGAAGTGGGGTGGAAGAGGGAGATCCCTGGTAGCCAGGACATCCGTACTCCAGCTAAGGGTGTGAAAATAGACTATGGAAACCACCAAGGAGAAGTTACTCAGAGCTGCCCCCACCTGGCCAAGAAGTTGGTTGCAGTCCTGGAGGTTGGGGAAGCCTCCCTGCTGTCCTGTCTTTCTCTGACCTCTCAGAAGGAACAACTCCAGCCTCTACTCCAGGGGTAGCATCCTCCATAGCAGAACCCACAGAGCCCCTAAAGGGAgctgctgtcctttcttcagCTCCACGTGCCCTTCAAAATAGGTGTGATCATAGTGTCCAGGGGGTCAGTGCTGGCTGGGCTTGAGTCCCTGCTATTCTCCGTCACCACCTACCAGACAGTATGGGTCCCACACCCACTGCCTCAAAGACTGATGAGGGACGTGCCATGACTGTCCAAGCAGAAACCACAGGAGCTTTTGGAACCTGGCTGGAAATGCTGATATTCCCAGGCCGTCCATCACTTGTTCCGAAAGACCTTCCCTGAGACCCCTACAGCTACACCCTCTCAGCCGCTCCTGCCTGTGGCCCAGCCTTCACCACATTGCAGCATAGTCCCCAGCTGCTGCAGGAGaacaaaggagggagaaagagagagcaagagggagggggagaaagggaggaggactGGGAGAAAGAGAGAGCCTGAGGGGAGGGGCGGGAGAAGAGGGATaagggaagaggagaggcagCGCTGGAGCACAGACCACTCGTGCAAGAGAGAGAATGCTCACATGTAAGAGACCCAGACCATGAGGTATCAAGATCcctagtaaagaaaaattaaaagaaaagtaagcAAGAAAGAGGTGGGAGAGCAAGTGGAAATgagtgagcaaaacagaaaagGGGCAAGGGAGAGCAAGCAGGAGGGAGAGCAAGCAGGAGGGCGAGCCAGCGGGAGGAGCCAGAAACAAGTGGAAGCGAAGCCGGgagcaggagagaggagccagCATGGGGAGGGCCTGCCACCTACTTCTTCTTGTCCTTGTCCTTCCTCAGGGGCTGCTGTGAGGTGGCGTGCAAGGCCTGAGACTGCAGGGCCTCAACCGCGGCCTTCCTGCGGTTGAAGGCGCTggtctcctcctccagctcccggCGCTTCTCCTCCACCTTGCGCTTCTCTTCTTGGTGGACCCGCTTCAGATGCTCAAACTTCTCGTGGAGCTGGAGCAGAAGGGGGTGCAGAAGGTAGGGGGAACAGAAGATGGGGGGAACTTCGGCATGGGCAGGGAAGGCACCCaggccctccccccaccaccctcaCTGTGCGCACCACAACCCCCAAGCCCGGCACacacctctctttccttctccttcagcTCCAGCTCTGTCTCCTTCACTTTGTTGACGAACATCTGCctcatctcttcctctttcctctgcAGTTCACTCAGGAACTCCTTCCTCTTGGCCTCGTACGTCTCTTGTAGGCTGTGGAGACCCAGAGAAGAGAGGCCAAGAGTGAAATTATGGTGGAATGGGGTATGGCAGAGCCAGAGATGTAGAATCACGTGGGTGCAAGGGGTAAGAGGCTGCTGGGGTCACAAAGCCCCTGCCTGGCTCAGAAGACCCTGGAGGACAGATGCCAGTGAGGCAAGTCTGGCTGTGGCCATGAAGATAGGCTCACTCCCCATGCAGGCTGTCACCTGAAGGGCTGGCTGTCACCATCACTGTCCTGGAAGCCCATCTCCTCCAACTTGCAGCGCCGGTAGAGCTCGTAGTGCCGACTGTGGGTCTGCTCACGGAGGTCCTCCATGTTCACCCGGATCAACATCTCCCGGAGCTTCACAAAGTCGCAGTGATTCTCATTCTCCACTGGAAGCAGAAGGCATGTGGGGCATCAGGAAGGCACACAGGTGGGCACAGGAGGACACAGGACAGAACAGGTCAGGGTGCTACAGGCAGAGTGCACAGAGTCAGGGCAGGCACACAGGTGGGCACAGGAGGACACAGGATAGGTGCAACAGGCAGCAGGTGGGACAGGGGGCTAAGTTCAGGTCCCCAGCTGGGGATGTCTTTCCCCCACACACTCACCCTGCACCACTCCCCAAGGGTACTGCCGTGCTCGGACCAGCTTGTTCCCCACCTTCACCTCCTCGGTGCTGCCCACCACGGCAAAGGGCAGGTGTGCCTGAAAAGGGGCCCGAGTGTGCGTGAGTATTGAGCTGACTCAGGTTAATGGACAGACTCTCACTCACTGCCTTGGGGTTGCCAGATCTGATCAAAGGCCCTGGGGCCAGAAGCTCGTTTCCTGACTCTCTTCTGGAGAAGGATcctagaacctccaaacaaggGAGTGGGCTGAAGCCTAACCACCCTCCCCAGTGTTCCCAACTCTCTGGGGTGTTCATTCAGCCCTGGGGCTTCCCAGGAGCTGTTAGGGCTCCCTGAAACCACCTGTGGGCCTGGCTCCCTTCCAAGTTCTTAAGTCCTGGCCTCGTGCCCGCTTACTCCTACAGGTTTCATGTTCCCACCCTGAGTCCAGATCTAGTGACACTCAAACCTGGGGAGCCCCAGTGCAGGCCCAAAGCAGATCCCACTTGTCCCCTGCCCATGGGACACAGGACTGGCCAGCTCCAGATGCTCACCCATCTGTCCTGGACAAACTAAGGCTGGAGTCCTGGGGAATAAGAGTGTCCTGAGCTGTGTCTGAGATCTGTGCTGGCTCTGAGCCCTCTGGCTTCAGAGCCCTGAGGCCCTTGCCCAGTACTCACATTCATGACTGCATTAATCTCTGCAACAGCCTCGTCATCAGTGGGAAACTGGTAGATCTGGACCCCATTGCTGACCAGCTCACCCAtgatcttgatcttgaacttgtGGAGCTCGCTTTTGGAGATGGTGTCAGCTTTGGCAATGATGGGAATTATGTTCACCTGCAGGATCCGGGGAAAAGATAGTAGGTCAGTTGGCTATTTTGAGCAATGGCTCCCTGACTGTGGATCAGAAGCCAGAGAGATGGAGCTGCTGCCATGGGTAGTCCTGGCCCAAACCCAGCCACCTGTGGCCATTCTGATGGGTTGTAACAATCGGCTGCAGTGCTTCTTACAGCCCTGGGTCCCACAAACCACCATCCAGCTCCAAAATTGGCCCCTCAGAGCATACCCAGCTTTGACTCACAGTGTTCTGAATGTCTTAACCAGCCTGAGTCCTGACAGAAGCAGCAGTAGGGGGGCTGAGCTCCCACTAAGCTGGTAAGATGACCCAGTAGCAGTAGCCATAGGAAGATCTCAAAATCTCCCAAGCCAAGATTATCCCATTTTTCACAATGAAAATGAACTCCTGAGATAGGAGGGCAGTCATATGAGAGCTGACAGATGACTATGGGGTCACACACCCTCCAGGACCCCCTACCCTTCCTGTCGTCCCCATGAagcttccttctcctctctgcccTCACAATACCCACTTCTTATTCACATCCCAATTCTGGGGCTTAACTCCCCTTTCCCTAGCAGGCTCAGAAGGAACTCAGGGGAAATCCATgccagggaggaaagaggaagtgaAGGGAGGAGCTAGATATTAGGAATTAAGAGAGAAATGAGCCCCAAGAAGAAGCTGAGATGGGAAGGGGGATGCTCTGGGGAGGGTCAGAGGGAGGTAGAGGTAACTCTAGGAGCGGGGGAGGAGTCAGCAGGGCTGAGAATGAGACTAGCTGGAAGGAGGGGCTCAGGGCCAGACCCAGGGGACAGGGCTCTGGAGAAAGAGCCCAGAGCAATATGGGCCCTCTGGAGCAGTAGAAATAGATGCAAGATAAAATATGGAGAGGACCAAGCCAGTGGGGCTGCCTGCAAGCCCCAACCAGTTCCCTGTGGACCACAATGGACAGTCAAGCTGCAGCCACcacatcccatcccactggaagGCCAGGAACCCAGGGAAACAGTGGGGCACTTACCTTGCTGTCTAGTTTCTTCATGGTCACCAGATCCAGGGACTTCAGGGAGTGCCCTGTGGGTGTGATGAAGTAGAGGCAAACATGGATCCTTGTGTCATGGTAGTCAAAGAGTGAGCGGCGGATCTTCAGCTCCTCCTGCAGATAGTTTTCAAACTGCGCATCGATGTAGTCGACTATGGGCCTGTAACTACAgacagctccatcacccaggagacAGGCAGCTGTGCCATGCAGTGTGAGGGGCTCAGAGCCAAGCCAAGCTATGCACCGGCCTTTTCTTCCTGGGAACAAATAGCTTCTGCCTGGGGATCCCTGTCTGGGTACAGGTGGTTGGCCCCTTCTCCTGattcctcccctcacccccaaggAGTACCTGGTCAGTTAGTGACCACAGGACCCCAGATATTCCTGAGGGGCTCCCCTGGCCCCCTGGAGTGTGGGGCTGGACAATTCGTATGGGGGCAGCATAGAGTGGAGTGCTTGGGCAGAGTTTAGAACCCTGGCTGCGTGGGTGGGCTGGGATGAGGCCCGCCTCTTGCCTCTCATCCTTATTGATCTGATCCCCAAAGCCGACAGCGTCCACGATGGTCAGCTTGAGCTGCACATTGCTCTCTTGGAGGTCGTAGGTCTGGGGCCGCAGGCGCACACACGCCTCATGGTGGCTGGCTTCCTCAGTCTCGAAGGTTGTGTTGAAGAGCGTGTTCATAAGCATGGACTTGCCGATACCAGTCTCACCTGGGGAGTGGGGACAGAAGGGGGAGAAGTGGATGTCTGAGGCTGGAACCAGGCTGTCCCTGGCTGGTGGCTAGGCCAGGTGGGGCTCAGATACCCTTAGCACCCTTAGCCCCATACAAGAGAGAATGGCAGGCCTCCCACTCCATCCTTCactgtccccactgcccaggaACTATCCCTTCCTCAGTGGCCTCAGAAATAATGTGTTAAAGAAAGAGCCAAAAGGCGGGCTTGGATACAATGTGTAACCTCAGGGAATGgggaagaggcagagccaggcagCTGTGGACACACCACTGGACACCAGCCTCCACTGGTCTCAGTGGGACCCAAGGTCCTAATGCACAGCCTGCTCTGCGTgctacccccaccccccccaggcTCAGGATGGTCATGGGGCCAGCAGGGCTGGGGTCTGAAGCCACCAATGGCTTGACCTGCATGCCCTGGGCAACCCCAGTTTCATGTAGCTTTAACTAGGAAGGGTTCAAAACAATCTACTTCCCAAGGGGGACTTGCAGAGTGTCTGGCAGAGCCCTTTGTGCCCTTCTGGGAGTCCCAGGCTTTGATTCACATGGAGCCTCCCTGTATAGGCTTGTATTTGCTCATATGTGTGCTGGGGCTTTTACTACATAATATTATGATGAAAGGCAGGGTCTTTTTTTACTGTAGTGTCCTTGATATATAGTAGGAATGACTAAatgttttttaacaaataaaaaaatgaataaatgaatctaaACCTCTGTAATAAACACCCACAGTTTAAAAAGCACTTTCATGTACCTAATCCTGTTTACTCTTCATGACAACTCTGTGTCAGGCCAGGGCTCCAACTCCATCCTTGACCCTGGCAGAGACACCAACTAAGCCCTTCTCCTGCCCCCCCCAAAGTTTCTCTCTCTGGGAAGCCCCCTTGCAGCTAACAGGTAGCTAGGGCAGCAGCGCCCCTTCTCCCAGAAGGTTATCATCCATCCTCTGTCTCAGGCTGCCCCCTGACCAGGCCATGACACTCACCCACACAGAGTATGTTGAAGCTGAAGCCCTGAGTGACCGACTTGCTGACCAGTTGGTCGGGGAGGCTGTCAAAGCCCACATGGCCGCCCAGGGCAAGGCTCCGGGGCTCCGGCTCTGTATTCTGccaagagagaaataaagcaaggCAGTGAGCCCACCATGAAAGAAAGGCCAAGCTGGGGGAGGCTAAGCCTGAGTTAAACCTGCCTGACCCCTCTCGTCTGAATCTCAGCAAATTTCAGGACATACCTTGAGAGCACCAAAACGCCAACTCCAGGCCAAATTTCCACAGAGGGAGCCCAACGACCCTCAGGGCACATGAATCCCACTTCGGAAAAGGCCCTTTTGCCCCATGGTTCTGCTCTACTTGGGATGGCCAGTAGGAGGCTCCAGATGGCCCCTAGATCTTAAAGACTACCAAAGGCCCAGACTGGAGAGTGTGTATGTTCCTGTAGCCAGCTCTGAAGAGAGGGGCAATGTTGCTGCCCTATCCCAGACCTCACAGACCCTCTGTTGAAGCAGGGATCAAGCTGAGGCAGGTGTGGCCAGACCCCTTCACACTCCACCAGAGGGGCCTCCCCAGCTTGTGTCCTCCATGTTCACCCCTGCTCCTCTCTCACCCAAGTGTGGAATACACACGTGGGCCCTGCTGAATGGGTCGGTCCTCACTGGGACGGACCACAGCCCACCACTGGGGCTCAGAGGCAGACTCTAAAGGGATCATGACTCTGAGGCCTCCTCCCCCTGGCCGCAGTGGTATTCTCTAGAGACTCCCAAGCTCTGACTCCTGCTTCCCTCCCAGCTCTGGTTGTTTAGACAGAGGGTTTCAGATGAGCATGTGAGGGCCTGGCCTTATCAGAAAGGCAGGCAGCAGGCCCCAAGTGAGCCAGGGCTACTGGAGCTGGCCCACAGCACTATAAAAAGAAACCATGAGGACCCAAAGCAGAAGGTCATGGTCAGACTCCAATTTGTGTGGAAGATTTCTCTGGCTTCCCAAGGAATGGGGGTAAAATGCTGCCCTCTGAGGGAAGGTTCCCAGGCTCAGTCCCTCTCGAGGGCAGGCCCCAGACAGCTCCATGATGGGCAGAAACATGCCTCCTCCATTCCTGAGCTCCTCTGCCCTGACTGCCAGCTAGAAAGGGCAAAAACAGGAAAGGGCAGCAGGTTCAGTCTCACCTGCCTACCCTGCCCACAGCTCCAGAGTGGAGaaagcaggcccagctgaagacAGCACAGGAGCTACTCATCAGAGCAGTGACAGCCCTTATGTAAATGTGGGTACAGGCACAGTGGGAAGAGGGGCTCAGGACTGGACAGGACGGCACTGGCCGCAGAGGGATCTCTTCAGTACCTGAGCATCTAACCTCTCTGCAGCTGCAGCCTGTTGCCTCGGCCTGAACTCCTCTGCCATTCTTTCCTTCCAACCAGAGCTCTCTGGCACTCAAACTCAACCTCCCCTTCTCCATTACATATGCCCACCTCCCCACTACAGCTGCACATCGATGACTCCCATGTGGCCCCTCTGGGCTTCAAACAAGTCAGGGTCACCCCTAAACCTGCTCTCTCCAATGACTCTCAACAGAACCTCTGTTCTTACAGCTGATACTTTCTCCCTATGGCCTATTCCCAGGGCATCACACCTTActctcctcccccaaacccagGTCCCCTTAGGGCTACAAACATAACCTGACAAGGAAGTCCCAAAGACAGCTTCCACTCACTGGTTCCCACATCAAAAACAATAAATGGAGGCTGGCCAGTAGCTTATTTGGTTacagcgcagccttgtaacaccaaggttaagtgttcagatccccatgctggccagccacacacacacacacacacacacacacacacacacacaaagacagtAAATGGAGACTGGGATGCCAGGTCAGACCCAAACCCTTTAGCCTGGCATTCCAGGCCTTCCTCACAGGCTCAGTTCCAGCCAGCTGGCTAACTCTGAATTCACTTTTCAAACTCTGCCCCTTTCCTGGGCTCTAGAGTTCATTCTACCTTCTCCCTGGCACCTGCTCTTACCTGGCCCCTAAGTGCTTACATTCCAGACCCCTCACTTGGCAGTGACCCATTTCCTTGCACTTTTGGTTATCCTTTTTTATGCATCTTGGTTCTCCACCTGTTCCTTAAGCTTCTCGAAGTTGGCTGCAGGCTGGGGGTGATCAAGTCTTCCTttgttcctcccctcccctccctatGCCCAGGCTAGACAACACTGCTGTTTATATGTTACTGACCATCGTCCTGAACTGCTACTGCATTGGGCCGGCTGCCCACCTTACACAGGACTTCATTATTTAATCTCTGCTCCACCTGCTCATGGCAGCTTGAGGATCAAATGGAGGGCAGAACAGTCAGTCCagggcttttttcttttcaggcGAAACTGAAAATCTTCAAAATTTAAGGCGTGCTGTGCTTGCAGAGAAGGCTATGTGTTTATTCATCCTCTTCTTCCAAGGGTGACACAATCAGGATGCAATCCAACATCCTGGAGTCTGTCGCCAAAACCCACCAAGTCAGCTGTGTctggaaaccacacacacacacacacacacacacacacacacacacacacacacacacacacacacacactcactcactcactcactgtctctctctctgctgtagAGTActtgcagagaaacagaagccattctatTCCTGAGTTTTCTGCACTTTCTTATAGTCCTAGGTTCCAGAGGCTAAGAGCAGCAATGGGAGGTCTCAACATAAGCCCACCTACCCAGGATCAGCAGCCTCTGCCTGCCCTTCCCTCACAAAATTCAGCTCTCTCTGTGCAAGGGTGTGGAGTACAGGGAGGTCATCATTCCCAAGTTGTCACCCAAGCAGTACTCTGTCATTCCAGGGGCCACAGACCCGGAGCAATGTCTGCTCAAGAGCCTCAGGGAGCAGTGGGCATGTCAGTCTACGGagcacaagtgcacacacacatgcacacacacatgcacacacacagaagaatggCCGCTGGCCCTGATGGAGACAGTGCTGCTCCCTGGTCTTAGGAGACCAATCTGACATCCTGGCTTTACTGAGGGGTGACTCTCACTAATGCCAACCTTCTTGGTCACATATTTGGCATCAACATGTGATTCAAGGTGCATCACCCACTCCAGGGTACCTGCCCAGGTGTCTCTGCTAACCTGAGTGGGGAGCTAGCAGCCTCTCAAGCATCTCCTGCATGGCCCTGCTACCATAACTCAGAAATAGTCGGGTCTCCCACTGGCTCCCAGCCCTGCAATTTGGTGGATAAGACCACAGATCCAACTCCAGGGGTGGGAGCCAGTCAGCACGATCTCATGGTTGATTCAGATACAGGCAAGTGACCCAGGCTGAGCCTTTATGACCATCTTGTGACTATTAACAGAGCTAGCCTAAGGCTGAAGTCCACTCAGAGGACGGCAGAGCCAAGAAAGTCACAGAGAAGAGAGACAGCCAGTGTCTCCCCTACCCCTGAGCTTTTTCACTTTATCCTTGGCCATAGATCCCCTTAACTACTTTATTAGTTGAGTGGAGTTATCAATTACTTGCAACTGAAAGCGTCTGGACTGCTACAGTCTCCAAAGTGAAACTCTTTGGATGCAAAGGAACAGGGAGAAAgcaaggagagggagggaaggtgcGGAAGGTAAAACATCTCAGTGTTCACAACCAAAGGAAGGAATGGGTATCAGAGATGACACCAACATCTTGCTGAGGATCACCATGTGTGAACTAAGCCAAGTGATCTACACAGTCTCTCACTTAGTCCTTTCTCATACTGTGTGGCAGAcaccattattatccccatcttacaggcgaggaaactgaggtacacagAAGCTAGGGGATGAATCAGGGCAGAGCACAGATTTGAAAGCAAGCCAAGCCCTTACCCCAAACCACTCTCTCCccaactcattcattcagtcactcaACACATACTCACTGGacacacctgctgtgtgccaggcgctGGGATGGCTGTCAAATGAGAAGATGAGGACAGCAGATCCTTGCCTTCTGGGGCCCAGTCCAAACTCAGATGCCTATAGAGGCCAGGCAGGTGAAATAAATGGATGAAGGGGGGCAGTACAGTAATAATGATGGCAAAGATGACAACAGTAGCAAACATCTATCAAGTGCTTGCTCTGTGCAACTCTAAttcaatctcatttaatccacacatcAGCCCTATGAAGCGGGCTGTAATATCATCTCCATTGTACAGATAAGGCAATTGGGGCACCaagagtttaagtaatttgcccaagaccacactGCTCAGGAGGGTGAAGCCAGGATCTGACTGGAGACAGTAAGACTGTGAAACCCACACTTCTAGCCACATtgctctgctgcctgctggaTGAACGACAGCCGCTGACTTGGCTGAGTGTGGGGTCCCTCAGGGAGAAGTGGAAATGGGGAGGTATGACAGAGCCGATGCTCACGCTCTGTTCATGGTGGCCACGGTTCCACAACTCTAGTCAACTGTGGGAATGCAGGAATGGTGTTGCCAAGTCTTCCAATTTTtcaagagaatccagaaattcacattttttatGTGAAATCCCTTAATTTTTAAAGGTTGGCAACCAATACAAATTGAGAATAACATCAGGACCCAAGACAACATTTCAGGGGCTGGTGCAAAGGCCAGACAGTCTGCAACCTAGGTCGGTAAGAGAGTGAGCTGGAAGGACGATGAACCCCTCTCTCCATTTTTGGGTCATGAAGACCCACAGTAGATTGTTCCAGCAGGAGAAGCCTTAAGGGTGAGGGGACACTTAACTTGAGACCCTGGTGAGAGGCCACCCTGCAACTTCTGGCCCTTTGCATATACCCAGCGCCCTGGAGTGCTTACTCAGGGGGCTCTAAGTGTCTTCAAAGCCCCAGGACAGAGAGAGTTGGCAGCTCTGAGCTCTACACACACAATGACAAACTCCATGGGGCCATTATCCCCTCTCTAATCACTAACAAGCTTTTGGCTCCTGAGCCAGGACCCAGGCTTCTGTGTCATCATTTCTTTGGCACATCAAAGACAACAACCAAAATAATAACTGCTCAGGCCAGCCGCGTCCTCCATGCCTGGCTGTCCAGAACAAAGTGGAGAACAGCATTTTGTTATGTAGCCCAGTGGATAACTAGGACGTCCTTTTCCTGATCAGGAAATGCTCTGTCTGAGCCTTCTGGAACAGCCCTAATCGCTAGCCAAGAGGGGCTGACCCTTTTACCAAGAAGAGAGGTGAGATTTGGAGAGAAACTACATATCACGGCTTGCCCACACACAAAAACAGGCTTTTATCCATAAGGAACTGGAAATCTGCTAAATGTCTAACCAGCAGAGCCAGAGAAGCTGTAGATGAATAAAAACCACTGAGATCAAATTTCCCAAACTAGGTTAGTTGTTGGGGTGGGAGTAAAGACAATACCCCACCATAGGTATATGTGAGTCCTGAATCCTGGACAAAGAAACAGCCCCTGACTCATGGCTTCCACAGAGTTCCATAgcactttggactttggactcttTCTTTCCCCCTAGGTTCCCATGCCTAGCACCTACTTGCCTGTGCATCCAGCCATGCAGACAGGAAGCCCACTCCCCAGGAGAGTTCCAGCCCTGGGGGAGGTCCTATTAAGTTGTTGAGCAAAGGACCCAGAAATCATTGCACCACGGGGAGCCTtctccacccatgttgctgccaCAAAGCACCCTACCCCTAGCTCCAGCTACTCCCAGCAGTCTGGGCCTTAAATAGCCAGAGCAGAGGCCTCTGGCCAGAACCCATGGTGGTAAGCACAACTGTCCTTGAGCCCAAGAGGAATCTGAGGAATTTTCCCAGGAAAGGCTTAGGCTCTGGTCCCAGGATTCCACAGCAAGCCTCTAAGCCCAGGTCAGAGGTTACGGGAAATAACCAAAGGGATATATGTGGGAGGGTAGAAGTGGGGATGCTGCTACCCTAGGCTAGGAGAGAAGAATAGAGGTAGGATATGCCTGTCCCAAATCAAGAGGACACCTGGGAACCAGAGTATCTCCTATGGTGGCAACAGAAAACTTGATGGAAAACACAAGCAGGGATGAACCTTCACGGTGTCAGCATGGTGGCAGTCAAGGTAAGAATGGCAAGATGGCAGCTGGGCCACCAGCCATTCTCACACGACCAGTCATGCCCTGCCCAACCCTGGGAAAAGAAAGAACTTCAGGAGGGAAACAACCTCCAGGAGCCCAAGGCCGCCCCTCCCTGATCCGGAGAGATTCACcattctttctgcttctctgtctCACTAACAGGcactttcttccctctttctgcaCACAACCAGCCAGGCTGAAGCTTATTATTTGGGGAGGCCAAGAGCACAATTACTCCATGCtcaccacctccaccccccagGCCTAGGACACAGACACATTCTTGGGTTGTGTTGTGCTGCCTGAGAGGAAGTGGCCCATCCCACCACGGAGCAGATGGGAAGATGCTCTGAGCTGCAGAAGGTGCTGGAACCCCAGGCATTCATATTTCCTCATGTAGCTCAGGGACTTTGGGGGCAGCCATGACTGCCTTGTAACAGGGAAAGCTGCAAGTGGTCTGGACATCACTGGAAGGAGAAGTCAGA
Protein-coding regions in this window:
- the SEPTIN8 gene encoding septin-8 isoform X1; translation: MAATDLERFSNTEPEPRSLALGGHVGFDSLPDQLVSKSVTQGFSFNILCVGETGIGKSMLMNTLFNTTFETEEASHHEACVRLRPQTYDLQESNVQLKLTIVDAVGFGDQINKDESYRPIVDYIDAQFENYLQEELKIRRSLFDYHDTRIHVCLYFITPTGHSLKSLDLVTMKKLDSKVNIIPIIAKADTISKSELHKFKIKIMGELVSNGVQIYQFPTDDEAVAEINAVMNAHLPFAVVGSTEEVKVGNKLVRARQYPWGVVQVENENHCDFVKLREMLIRVNMEDLREQTHSRHYELYRRCKLEEMGFQDSDGDSQPFSLQETYEAKRKEFLSELQRKEEEMRQMFVNKVKETELELKEKERELHEKFEHLKRVHQEEKRKVEEKRRELEEETSAFNRRKAAVEALQSQALHATSQQPLRKDKDKKKDLDTSWSGSLTFNARTDLHVKSGLRLSCVKLLELHLVVLLPKHGARMDWEPVQTPVFTACFAPLPPTWPQAALGLVGHSFLCKHVKAMNAGIQNLQGLFFSEPVAGLPFTVSLSLDGAVICAALVKAPAGDARPNCSASRWQLTRCPRCSHVVWYTCCKIHPIPLHFN
- the SEPTIN8 gene encoding septin-8 isoform X4, which encodes MAATDLERFSNTEPEPRSLALGGHVGFDSLPDQLVSKSVTQGFSFNILCVGETGIGKSMLMNTLFNTTFETEEASHHEACVRLRPQTYDLQESNVQLKLTIVDAVGFGDQINKDESYRPIVDYIDAQFENYLQEELKIRRSLFDYHDTRIHVCLYFITPTGHSLKSLDLVTMKKLDSKVNIIPIIAKADTISKSELHKFKIKIMGELVSNGVQIYQFPTDDEAVAEINAVMNAHLPFAVVGSTEEVKVGNKLVRARQYPWGVVQVENENHCDFVKLREMLIRVNMEDLREQTHSRHYELYRRCKLEEMGFQDSDGDSQPFSLQETYEAKRKEFLSELQRKEEEMRQMFVNKVKETELELKEKERELHEKFEHLKRVHQEEKRKVEEKRRELEEETSAFNRRKAAVEALQSQALHATSQQPLRKDKDKKKDLDTSWSGSLT
- the SEPTIN8 gene encoding septin-8 isoform X2; protein product: MAATDLERFSNTEPEPRSLALGGHVGFDSLPDQLVSKSVTQGFSFNILCVGETGIGKSMLMNTLFNTTFETEEASHHEACVRLRPQTYDLQESNVQLKLTIVDAVGFGDQINKDESYRPIVDYIDAQFENYLQEELKIRRSLFDYHDTRIHVCLYFITPTGHSLKSLDLVTMKKLDSKVNIIPIIAKADTISKSELHKFKIKIMGELVSNGVQIYQFPTDDEAVAEINAVMNAHLPFAVVGSTEEVKVGNKLVRARQYPWGVVQVENENHCDFVKLREMLIRVNMEDLREQTHSRHYELYRRCKLEEMGFQDSDGDSQPFSLQETYEAKRKEFLSELQRKEEEMRQMFVNKVKETELELKEKERELHEKFEHLKRVHQEEKRKVEEKRRELEEETSAFNRRKAAVEALQSQALHATSQQPLRKDKDKKNRSDIGVHQSGMSLSNSKVMMTKASVEPLNCSSWWPAIQCCSCLVRDATWREGFL
- the SEPTIN8 gene encoding septin-8 isoform X3, which translates into the protein MAATDLERFSNTEPEPRSLALGGHVGFDSLPDQLVSKSVTQGFSFNILCVGETGIGKSMLMNTLFNTTFETEEASHHEACVRLRPQTYDLQESNVQLKLTIVDAVGFGDQINKDESYRPIVDYIDAQFENYLQEELKIRRSLFDYHDTRIHVCLYFITPTGHSLKSLDLVTMKKLDSKVNIIPIIAKADTISKSELHKFKIKIMGELVSNGVQIYQFPTDDEAVAEINAVMNAHLPFAVVGSTEEVKVGNKLVRARQYPWGVVQVENENHCDFVKLREMLIRVNMEDLREQTHSRHYELYRRCKLEEMGFQDSDGDSQPFSLQETYEAKRKEFLSELQRKEEEMRQMFVNKVKETELELKEKERELHEKFEHLKRVHQEEKRKVEEKRRELEEETSAFNRRKAAVEALQSQALHATSQQPLRKDKDKKKASGWSSIYSVTIP